The Panacibacter microcysteis genome includes a window with the following:
- the gcvH gene encoding glycine cleavage system protein GcvH produces the protein MNFPSELKYTKDHEWIKVVDGNTALIGITDFAQQELGDIVYVDVASIGKDLNAEEVFGTVEAVKTVSDLFLPVAGKVLEVNTNLEKHPELVNTDPYGEGWMVKLEVANVADIDALMDSAAYEALVG, from the coding sequence ATGAATTTTCCTTCAGAACTTAAATACACCAAAGACCATGAATGGATAAAAGTGGTTGATGGCAATACAGCATTGATAGGCATTACAGATTTTGCACAGCAGGAGTTGGGAGATATTGTTTATGTAGACGTGGCAAGTATTGGCAAAGACCTGAATGCAGAAGAAGTTTTTGGAACTGTAGAAGCCGTAAAAACAGTAAGCGATCTTTTTCTGCCAGTAGCTGGCAAGGTTTTGGAAGTAAATACAAATCTTGAAAAACATCCCGAGCTTGTGAACACAGATCCGTATGGAGAAGGTTGGATGGTGAAACTGGAAGTTGCCAACGTTGCAGATATAGATGCTTTAATGGATTCCGCAGCCTACGAAGCGCTGGTTGGTTAG